A stretch of the Diorhabda sublineata isolate icDioSubl1.1 chromosome 11, icDioSubl1.1, whole genome shotgun sequence genome encodes the following:
- the LOC130450468 gene encoding multiple inositol polyphosphate phosphatase 1-like isoform X1 translates to MSGALRFATSFLICFLVHLSIECTNNGYPFENYLGKMTPYRIVSNKSFDRIDYPGCTPKKVWMVIRHGTRNPKYSLIEQMNNRLPEIKKIVLDSSALPNEFIKHRDMDLLRKWKISLDPDEKNKLTHEGEEEMLILAERMQSRFPNLFDEVYSNTSYKFKYTYSQRTQKSAYYFAAGLFGKATAKDVWFPEPLKKDPILRFYKLCDKWKYDIKNNPGALREITLFENGAEIDKLVKDVNQRLQLDDNPLNAEDIVLIYKMCAYETAWNKKSKSPWCAFFSLDNLKVLEYGQDLKSYWQDGYGHELNYKQACPAIKDMINFLQTKNRFPRVNIYLTHSGTILKLLAHLGLYKDEETLTAKNYDTSNNRKWKTSLIDSFGSNLAFVTFECGPETKLLTMHQENIVRLPACPDSDLCELNTVRDYYFPSINSCDFSSMCRRTHSSK, encoded by the exons ATGAGTGGTGCATTGCGATTTGCAACGTCGTTTTTGATATGCTTTTTAGTACACCTTTCGATAGAGTGTACCAACAATGGATATCCCTTTGAAAATTATCTAGGAAAGATGACTCCATATCGGATAGTATCCAACAAAAGTTTCGACAGGATTGATTATCCAG GTTGTACCCCGAAGAAAGTTTGGATGGTAATTAGACATGGAACGAGAAATCCAAAATACTCACTTATAGAACAAATGAACAATCGTTtaccagaaattaaaaaaattgttctcgACAGCTCTGCTTTACCTAATG aatttattaaaCATAGAGATATGGATTTGTTACGTAAATGGAAAATCAGTTTAGATCccgatgaaaaaaataaattgactCACGAAGGTGAAGAAGAAATGCTAATTTTAGCAGAAAGAATGCAAAGTAGATTTCCTAATTTGTTTGACGAAGTCTACAGCAATACATCTTATAAG ttcAAATATACTTATTCGCAGAGGACTCAGAAGAGCGCTTACTATTTCGCAGCCGGTTTATTTGGAAAAGCTACAGCGAAAGATGTTTGGTTTCCGGAACCTTTAAAAAAAGATCCAATATTGAGG ttttataaattatgtGATAAATggaaatatgatattaaaaataatcctGGGGCTTTAAGAGAAATTACACTATTCGAAAATGGTGCCGAAATTGATAAATTGGTGAAAGACGTTAATCAGAGATTGCAATTAGATGACAATCCTCTAAATGCAG aggATATAgttcttatttataaaatgtgcGCTTATGAAACCGCGTGGAACAAGAAGAGTAAATCACCGTGGTGTGCTTTCTTCAGTCTTGATAATTTGAAG GTACTGGAATATGGTCAagatttaaaaagttattggCAAGACGGTTACGGTCATGAATTAAATTACAAGCAGGCATGTCCAGCGATTAAagatatgataaattttttgcagAC TAAAAACCGTTTTCCTAGAGTGAATATATATTTGACCCATTCCGGAACCATATTGAAATTATTAGCTCACCTCGGTTTATATAAAGACGAAGAAACTTTGACTGCCAAAAATTATGATAcctccaataatagaaaatggaaAACGAGTCTTATAGACTCGTTTGGATCCAATTTAGCTTTTGTTACATTTga atgTGGACCGGAAACAAAACTTCTTACTATGCACCAAGAAAATATTGTGAGATTACCTGCATGTCCAGATTCAGATTTGTGTGAATTAAACACTGTGAGAGATTATTATTTCCCCAGTATTAATAGCTGTGATTTTAGTAGTATGTGCCGAAGGACTCATTCTTCGAAATGA
- the LOC130450468 gene encoding multiple inositol polyphosphate phosphatase 1-like isoform X2 — protein sequence MTPYRIVSNKSFDRIDYPGCTPKKVWMVIRHGTRNPKYSLIEQMNNRLPEIKKIVLDSSALPNEFIKHRDMDLLRKWKISLDPDEKNKLTHEGEEEMLILAERMQSRFPNLFDEVYSNTSYKFKYTYSQRTQKSAYYFAAGLFGKATAKDVWFPEPLKKDPILRFYKLCDKWKYDIKNNPGALREITLFENGAEIDKLVKDVNQRLQLDDNPLNAEDIVLIYKMCAYETAWNKKSKSPWCAFFSLDNLKVLEYGQDLKSYWQDGYGHELNYKQACPAIKDMINFLQTKNRFPRVNIYLTHSGTILKLLAHLGLYKDEETLTAKNYDTSNNRKWKTSLIDSFGSNLAFVTFECGPETKLLTMHQENIVRLPACPDSDLCELNTVRDYYFPSINSCDFSSMCRRTHSSK from the exons ATGACTCCATATCGGATAGTATCCAACAAAAGTTTCGACAGGATTGATTATCCAG GTTGTACCCCGAAGAAAGTTTGGATGGTAATTAGACATGGAACGAGAAATCCAAAATACTCACTTATAGAACAAATGAACAATCGTTtaccagaaattaaaaaaattgttctcgACAGCTCTGCTTTACCTAATG aatttattaaaCATAGAGATATGGATTTGTTACGTAAATGGAAAATCAGTTTAGATCccgatgaaaaaaataaattgactCACGAAGGTGAAGAAGAAATGCTAATTTTAGCAGAAAGAATGCAAAGTAGATTTCCTAATTTGTTTGACGAAGTCTACAGCAATACATCTTATAAG ttcAAATATACTTATTCGCAGAGGACTCAGAAGAGCGCTTACTATTTCGCAGCCGGTTTATTTGGAAAAGCTACAGCGAAAGATGTTTGGTTTCCGGAACCTTTAAAAAAAGATCCAATATTGAGG ttttataaattatgtGATAAATggaaatatgatattaaaaataatcctGGGGCTTTAAGAGAAATTACACTATTCGAAAATGGTGCCGAAATTGATAAATTGGTGAAAGACGTTAATCAGAGATTGCAATTAGATGACAATCCTCTAAATGCAG aggATATAgttcttatttataaaatgtgcGCTTATGAAACCGCGTGGAACAAGAAGAGTAAATCACCGTGGTGTGCTTTCTTCAGTCTTGATAATTTGAAG GTACTGGAATATGGTCAagatttaaaaagttattggCAAGACGGTTACGGTCATGAATTAAATTACAAGCAGGCATGTCCAGCGATTAAagatatgataaattttttgcagAC TAAAAACCGTTTTCCTAGAGTGAATATATATTTGACCCATTCCGGAACCATATTGAAATTATTAGCTCACCTCGGTTTATATAAAGACGAAGAAACTTTGACTGCCAAAAATTATGATAcctccaataatagaaaatggaaAACGAGTCTTATAGACTCGTTTGGATCCAATTTAGCTTTTGTTACATTTga atgTGGACCGGAAACAAAACTTCTTACTATGCACCAAGAAAATATTGTGAGATTACCTGCATGTCCAGATTCAGATTTGTGTGAATTAAACACTGTGAGAGATTATTATTTCCCCAGTATTAATAGCTGTGATTTTAGTAGTATGTGCCGAAGGACTCATTCTTCGAAATGA